One genomic region from Salinicola endophyticus encodes:
- the ampD gene encoding 1,6-anhydro-N-acetylmuramyl-L-alanine amidase AmpD has product MTLTLEQHWLTQARRVPSPNANARPEGEVSAVVVHGISLPPGEFGGPAIEQLFTNTLVPTAHPYFASIAALRVSAHLLIRRDGELVQFVPFDARAWHAGRSRWRDETGRLREGLNDFAIGIELEGTDERPYRAAQYHALAAVLSTLMQHYPAITPARLVGHAQIAPLRKRDPGPAFDWAYLRRCLGRVFS; this is encoded by the coding sequence ATGACACTGACGCTCGAGCAGCACTGGCTGACCCAGGCACGGCGGGTGCCTTCGCCCAATGCCAACGCCCGCCCCGAGGGGGAGGTCTCGGCGGTGGTAGTGCACGGCATCAGTCTGCCGCCGGGCGAGTTCGGCGGGCCGGCGATCGAACAGCTGTTCACCAATACACTGGTACCCACGGCGCACCCTTACTTCGCCAGCATCGCTGCGCTGCGGGTCTCGGCGCATCTGCTGATCCGGCGTGACGGCGAGCTGGTGCAGTTCGTGCCCTTCGATGCCCGCGCCTGGCATGCCGGGCGTTCGCGCTGGCGTGACGAGACGGGCCGTCTGCGCGAGGGGCTCAACGACTTCGCCATCGGTATCGAGCTGGAGGGCACCGACGAACGCCCCTATCGGGCGGCGCAGTACCACGCCCTGGCCGCGGTGCTCTCGACCCTGATGCAGCACTATCCGGCAATCACCCCGGCGCGCCTGGTAGGCCACGCGCAGATCGCGCCGCTGCGCAAACGCGACCCCGGGCCGGCCTTCGACTGGGCCTATCTGCGCCGCTGCCTGGGCCGAGTCTTTTCCTGA
- a CDS encoding GlxA family transcriptional regulator, producing the protein MTTPAHDAPRQVGFVLLPGFSLLAQACAIEPLIVANGLAERRLYGVTTFGIDGRPVASVAELALTPQGVAGSDARHLDLLFVCAPPLAADVARDANDTLLAWLKRLAQRGVMLGGIAGGTQWLARAGVLDGYRASIPYASADTFSRAFPAIHVSHQLFEIDRDRLTCGGGTAAMDMLMTLIGQQQGAGLAQRISEHFVCERIRMADEPQQLPLRSRLGNAPESLLDAVALMEANIEEPLTTHELSAHLGISRRQLERLFKKHLQAVPSRYYLNLRLQRARRLLRESDQAVGDIALAHGFSSGAHFSTSYRHHFGISPRDERLVHVPRDPEGDA; encoded by the coding sequence GTGACCACGCCTGCCCATGACGCCCCACGGCAGGTGGGGTTCGTGCTCCTGCCCGGGTTTTCGCTGCTGGCCCAGGCCTGCGCCATCGAGCCGCTGATCGTCGCCAATGGCCTGGCCGAGCGACGCCTCTACGGGGTCACCACCTTCGGCATTGATGGCCGCCCGGTGGCCAGCGTGGCCGAGCTGGCGCTGACGCCCCAGGGCGTGGCCGGCAGCGATGCGCGCCATCTCGATCTGCTGTTCGTGTGCGCGCCGCCGCTGGCCGCTGACGTGGCGCGGGATGCCAACGACACCCTGCTCGCCTGGCTCAAGCGGCTGGCCCAGCGCGGCGTGATGCTGGGCGGTATCGCCGGCGGTACCCAGTGGCTGGCCCGCGCCGGGGTGCTCGACGGCTATCGCGCCTCGATCCCCTACGCCAGCGCCGACACCTTCAGCCGCGCCTTTCCCGCGATTCACGTCTCACATCAGCTGTTCGAGATCGACCGGGACCGCCTGACCTGCGGCGGCGGTACCGCGGCAATGGATATGTTGATGACGCTGATCGGGCAGCAGCAGGGCGCGGGGCTGGCCCAGCGCATCTCCGAGCACTTCGTGTGCGAGCGTATCCGCATGGCCGACGAGCCCCAGCAGCTGCCGCTGCGCTCGCGGCTGGGCAACGCCCCCGAGAGCCTGCTCGACGCGGTGGCGCTGATGGAGGCCAATATCGAAGAGCCGCTCACCACTCACGAGCTGTCGGCGCACCTGGGAATCTCCCGGCGTCAGTTGGAGCGGCTGTTCAAGAAGCATCTGCAGGCGGTGCCCAGCCGCTACTATCTCAACCTGCGTCTGCAGCGCGCGCGGCGGCTGCTGCGCGAGAGCGATCAGGCGGTGGGCGATATCGCCCTGGCCCACGGCTTCTCCTCGGGGGCGCACTTTTCCACCAGCTATCGCCACCATTTCGGCATCAGCCCGCGCGATGAGCGCTTGGTACACGTACCCCGCGATCCGGAGGGCGACGCATGA
- the fabV gene encoding enoyl-ACP reductase FabV: protein MIIKPKVRGFICTTTHPLGCERNVLEQIEATRANLDGVEGGPRNVLVIGASSGYGLAARITAAFGYGADTLGVFFEKPGSEKKPGTAGWYNAAAFDKFAKAEGLYSKAINGDAFSHEVREKAIELIREDMGQIDLVIYSLASPVRKMPDSGELKRSSLKPIGETYTATAIDTNKDTIIEASVEPATEQEVADTIDVMGGQDWELWIDALDKAGVLAPGAKSVAFSYIGTDITWPIYWHGALGKAKEDLDRAASEIDARLGQQGGSANVAVLKSVVTQASAAIPVMPLYISMVYKVMKAQGVHEGTIEQLNRLFGERLYAAGEPPLDEAGRLRLDDWELRDDIQDACKALWPQVTSDNLFELTDYAGYKHEFLKLFGFEREDVDYDAEVDPMVEFDVVQM from the coding sequence GTGATCATCAAGCCCAAGGTCCGCGGTTTCATCTGCACCACGACCCATCCGCTCGGCTGCGAGCGCAACGTGCTCGAACAGATCGAGGCGACCCGCGCGAATCTCGATGGCGTCGAAGGCGGGCCGCGCAATGTGCTGGTCATCGGTGCCTCCAGCGGTTACGGCCTGGCGGCGCGTATCACCGCCGCCTTCGGCTACGGTGCCGACACCCTGGGCGTGTTCTTCGAAAAGCCCGGCAGCGAGAAGAAGCCGGGGACTGCGGGTTGGTACAACGCCGCCGCGTTCGACAAGTTCGCCAAGGCCGAAGGGCTCTACAGCAAGGCGATCAATGGCGACGCCTTCTCCCACGAAGTGCGCGAGAAGGCGATCGAGCTGATCCGTGAAGACATGGGCCAGATCGATCTGGTGATCTACTCCCTCGCTTCGCCGGTGCGCAAGATGCCGGACAGCGGTGAACTCAAGCGCTCGAGCCTCAAGCCGATCGGTGAGACCTACACCGCGACCGCCATCGACACCAACAAGGACACCATCATCGAGGCCTCGGTGGAGCCAGCTACCGAGCAGGAAGTCGCCGATACCATCGACGTCATGGGCGGCCAGGATTGGGAGCTGTGGATCGATGCCCTGGACAAGGCCGGCGTGCTCGCACCCGGTGCCAAGTCGGTGGCGTTCAGCTATATCGGCACCGATATCACCTGGCCGATCTACTGGCACGGTGCCCTGGGCAAGGCCAAGGAGGATCTCGATCGCGCTGCCAGTGAGATCGACGCGCGCCTCGGCCAGCAGGGTGGCAGCGCCAACGTGGCGGTGCTCAAGTCGGTGGTGACCCAGGCCAGCGCCGCGATCCCGGTGATGCCGCTCTATATCTCCATGGTCTACAAGGTGATGAAGGCGCAGGGCGTTCACGAGGGCACCATCGAGCAGCTCAACCGGCTGTTCGGCGAGCGCCTCTACGCCGCCGGCGAGCCGCCGCTCGACGAGGCCGGGCGTCTGCGCCTGGACGACTGGGAACTGCGCGACGATATCCAGGACGCGTGCAAGGCGCTGTGGCCGCAGGTCACCAGTGACAACCTGTTCGAGCTCACCGACTACGCCGGCTACAAGCACGAGTTTCTCAAGCTGTTCGGCTTCGAGCGTGAAGACGTCGATTACGATGCCGAGGTCGATCCGATGGTCGAGTTCGATGTCGTCCAGATGTGA
- a CDS encoding glutathione peroxidase, translating to MSLYTQDCRTHAGEPFNLRALRGQVLLVVNVASQCGFTPQLEGLEKLYREYRDQGFTILAFPCNQFGRQSPESASQFGAFCEQRYSVTFPLMEKVKVNGRDAHPLFTQLRRQAPGFLGSTPIKWNFTKFLVGRDGQIIRRFGPRASPRSLRRDIQKALDTPFSA from the coding sequence ATGTCGCTGTACACGCAAGATTGCCGCACCCATGCCGGCGAACCCTTCAATCTGCGCGCGCTGCGCGGCCAGGTGCTGCTGGTGGTCAACGTCGCCAGCCAGTGCGGTTTCACGCCCCAGTTAGAGGGGTTGGAGAAGCTCTATCGCGAGTACCGCGACCAGGGCTTCACCATTCTCGCCTTTCCGTGCAACCAGTTCGGCCGCCAGTCGCCGGAGTCGGCCAGCCAGTTCGGCGCCTTCTGCGAACAGCGCTACTCGGTGACCTTCCCGCTGATGGAGAAGGTCAAGGTCAACGGCCGCGACGCCCATCCGCTGTTCACGCAGCTCAGGCGGCAGGCGCCGGGGTTTCTCGGCAGCACGCCGATCAAGTGGAACTTCACCAAGTTTCTGGTCGGCCGTGATGGCCAGATCATCCGCCGCTTCGGCCCCCGCGCCTCGCCGCGCTCGCTGCGGCGGGATATCCAGAAAGCGCTGGATACGCCGTTCTCGGCGTGA
- a CDS encoding NUDIX domain-containing protein: MSDTIIADEQVQLVDPRNRPCGSASRVTMRRLGCWHRATYIVVRNPAGELCVQTRTLIKETHPGWYDLAAGGVVGAGEAALPAARRELEEELGIRRVPLVALGEFRFVDGALRIYGSLYGARYAGPLRLQPEEVAAVSWLTPSAALALAHATPDTRVALELALNQDGW, from the coding sequence ATGAGCGACACCATCATCGCCGACGAGCAGGTGCAGCTCGTCGATCCCCGCAACCGCCCCTGTGGCAGCGCTTCCCGGGTCACAATGCGGCGCCTGGGGTGCTGGCACCGCGCCACCTATATCGTGGTGCGCAATCCGGCCGGCGAGCTCTGCGTGCAGACACGAACGCTGATCAAGGAGACCCACCCGGGCTGGTACGATCTCGCCGCCGGTGGCGTGGTCGGGGCGGGGGAAGCGGCGTTACCGGCAGCGCGGCGCGAGCTCGAGGAGGAGCTGGGCATTCGGCGGGTACCGCTGGTCGCGCTGGGCGAGTTCCGTTTCGTCGATGGCGCCCTGCGCATCTATGGCAGTCTTTACGGTGCGCGCTATGCCGGCCCGCTACGCCTGCAGCCGGAGGAGGTGGCAGCGGTCAGCTGGCTGACACCTTCCGCAGCGCTGGCCCTGGCGCACGCCACGCCGGATACCCGTGTGGCGCTGGAACTGGCATTGAATCAGGATGGCTGGTGA
- a CDS encoding GGDEF domain-containing protein, with amino-acid sequence MNVKGTKVVEFLLSKYLNISKSNDQYRRLGLILITILSCTAVSAFFTFYNLVIDYYPPLFYVDLAGTLLGGVSLYIFLRFRWILLASFILILMVTGVCFMVMVDRNNLDYSLAWAFVAPLISIFLLGYLYGTLYSLLYLAFVMWLSGSNLGVWQPAPWDRDSFSNIIAIYLLLFMLSCYYEASRRYAHQLLQESNDKLRTLASTDALTGLFNRRHMEDLLLNSEKSLFIIMADVDNFKNINDEFGHAVGDEVLISLGKIMQSVAGTDGTVGRWGGEEFIIAINASHEKEVMRFPQRLLEAVSSHQFATGRPVTVSLGCAFHNAKEHRATLRSVDEALYSAKTSGKNCYKLVKYSP; translated from the coding sequence TTGAACGTAAAAGGCACAAAAGTGGTTGAGTTCCTGCTATCCAAATATCTCAATATTTCCAAATCCAACGACCAGTACCGCCGCCTAGGCTTGATTCTCATCACGATCCTATCCTGCACTGCCGTATCGGCATTTTTCACATTTTACAACCTGGTTATTGACTACTACCCACCTCTTTTTTACGTCGATTTGGCCGGCACGTTACTGGGAGGCGTGTCACTGTATATTTTCCTACGCTTTCGCTGGATCTTACTGGCATCATTTATTTTGATCCTGATGGTGACCGGTGTCTGTTTCATGGTCATGGTAGACAGAAACAATCTTGACTACTCGTTGGCCTGGGCCTTTGTCGCGCCATTGATCAGCATCTTCTTACTCGGCTACCTGTATGGCACGCTGTACAGCCTTCTGTATTTAGCATTTGTCATGTGGCTATCAGGCAGCAACCTAGGCGTTTGGCAGCCTGCGCCCTGGGACAGGGACTCTTTCTCCAACATCATCGCCATTTATCTACTACTTTTCATGCTGTCGTGCTATTACGAAGCCAGCCGTCGCTACGCTCACCAGCTTCTTCAGGAATCCAATGACAAGCTGAGAACCCTGGCATCGACTGACGCCTTGACCGGGCTATTCAATCGTCGCCATATGGAAGATCTGCTTCTGAACTCAGAAAAAAGCTTATTCATCATCATGGCCGACGTGGACAATTTCAAAAACATCAATGATGAATTCGGGCACGCGGTCGGCGACGAAGTCCTCATCAGTCTAGGCAAGATCATGCAGTCTGTTGCAGGTACCGATGGCACCGTAGGACGATGGGGTGGCGAAGAGTTCATCATCGCGATCAATGCCAGCCACGAAAAAGAAGTGATGCGATTCCCACAGCGCTTATTGGAAGCCGTCTCGAGTCATCAGTTTGCTACAGGGCGCCCAGTGACGGTCAGTCTAGGATGCGCATTTCATAACGCCAAAGAGCACCGCGCAACACTACGCAGCGTGGATGAGGCCCTATACAGCGCCAAGACCTCGGGAAAGAATTGTTACAAGCTGGTCAAGTATTCTCCCTGA
- a CDS encoding linear amide C-N hydrolase: MCTRILNNIDVSHVTVGRCMDWEFMLPAYIYCQPANRYCMGLRSEQARELEIGEAHILTWQARYASVTTQVGEEGVFGTDDGINEAGLVVNVLYDADCDYGTVPSSGDFHALSVLRWGQFILDSFATVDSALAYFKRHQIHLVSESVPGDESSGAELHVALSDAKGDSAVIEIHKGEMVFYESPQYTVVTNQPSYEAQLVMSQYWFYQWGLSEATNNNPVYTCPGGDTPVQRFQRACFYRYMHRAQEKRVDRLMQVRSMINTCAVPLGFQADNHGGDDSPYTLWLNLADSKQLRYYFLFTDRLGGLEFDVKGITETKRLQVAGEGATTLSFGPANEAMQPCEPLFEA; this comes from the coding sequence ATGTGTACCCGGATTTTAAATAATATCGATGTGTCCCATGTGACCGTCGGTCGATGCATGGATTGGGAGTTTATGCTCCCTGCGTATATCTACTGCCAGCCCGCCAATCGATACTGTATGGGGCTCAGGTCTGAGCAAGCCCGTGAGCTAGAGATCGGTGAAGCGCATATTTTGACTTGGCAAGCACGCTATGCGTCGGTGACCACCCAAGTGGGAGAAGAGGGGGTGTTTGGTACGGATGATGGTATCAATGAAGCGGGGTTGGTTGTTAATGTTCTGTACGACGCTGACTGTGATTATGGTACGGTTCCTTCCAGTGGCGACTTCCATGCGCTGAGCGTTTTGCGCTGGGGGCAATTCATTCTTGATAGCTTTGCCACTGTAGATAGTGCACTTGCGTATTTCAAACGACACCAGATTCATCTGGTGAGTGAATCTGTCCCAGGGGACGAGTCTTCGGGCGCTGAATTGCATGTCGCGTTGTCGGATGCAAAAGGCGACTCCGCCGTGATCGAAATACATAAAGGGGAAATGGTTTTTTACGAGAGCCCGCAATATACGGTGGTGACCAATCAGCCCAGTTATGAGGCGCAGCTGGTGATGTCGCAGTACTGGTTTTATCAATGGGGGTTGTCTGAGGCGACCAATAATAATCCAGTGTATACCTGTCCTGGTGGTGACACCCCGGTTCAGCGCTTTCAGCGAGCTTGCTTCTATCGTTATATGCACCGTGCTCAAGAGAAGCGAGTCGATCGTCTTATGCAGGTTCGTTCGATGATCAATACTTGCGCTGTACCGCTTGGTTTCCAAGCGGATAATCATGGGGGCGACGATAGCCCTTATACGTTATGGTTGAATCTGGCTGACAGTAAGCAGTTGCGCTACTATTTTTTGTTTACAGACCGCTTGGGAGGCCTGGAGTTCGATGTCAAGGGGATTACGGAAACCAAACGGCTTCAGGTAGCTGGTGAGGGAGCGACAACATTGAGTTTTGGGCCGGCTAATGAAGCGATGCAGCCTTGTGAGCCGTTGTTTGAGGCTTGA
- a CDS encoding acyl-CoA dehydrogenase family protein: MTDYAPRTELSTHRVENQPCAPAADDLWASDTALREAVAYAAPAWVGERLARLGQRLGQPDIAEWADQANRYPPTLRAFDRYGQRLDEVDYHPAYHALMTLAIEGGWHAVAWEREHDGGHQAHVAGLYLLTQAEPGFCCPLTMTHAAMPVLRHLEADTGWQQRLRGCHYDPRALPAWHKSTNTFGMAMTEKQGGSDVRRNTTRAEPVEAPGSGAWYRLSGHKWFCSAPMSDAFLTLAQTDEGLSCFLAPRFTPDGERNAIELQRLKEKCGNRANASAEIEYRGAWAKLVGEPGRGVAAILEMVQQTRLDAATAPAGMMRQALRAAHTHASGRAAFGARLVEQPLMQRVLADLALETEASLWLAMRGARAMDRATTDAHEAALARLLPALAKFWHNKRGPGFMAEAMECLGGIGYVEESPLARLYREAPVNSIWEGSGNVICLDVLRILARHPESIAALRQELAPARGGHPALDSALKELDTLLAAPAETQAAQARWLTQRMAQALQSALLLRQAPTAVAETFCATRLAAATPQYGVLPTGAPVADILARLG, translated from the coding sequence ATGACCGATTACGCCCCGCGCACCGAGCTTTCCACCCACCGGGTCGAGAATCAGCCTTGCGCGCCCGCCGCAGACGATCTCTGGGCCAGCGATACCGCCCTGCGCGAGGCCGTCGCCTACGCGGCCCCGGCCTGGGTCGGCGAGCGCCTGGCACGCCTGGGGCAGCGTCTGGGTCAGCCCGACATCGCCGAGTGGGCCGACCAGGCCAACCGCTATCCGCCCACGCTGCGCGCCTTCGACCGTTACGGCCAACGCCTCGACGAGGTCGACTACCACCCCGCCTACCATGCATTGATGACACTGGCGATCGAGGGTGGCTGGCACGCCGTGGCCTGGGAGCGCGAGCACGACGGCGGCCATCAGGCCCACGTCGCCGGGCTCTATCTGCTGACCCAGGCCGAACCCGGCTTCTGCTGCCCACTCACCATGACCCATGCGGCGATGCCGGTACTGCGCCACCTCGAAGCCGACACGGGCTGGCAGCAGCGCCTGCGCGGCTGCCACTATGACCCACGCGCGCTGCCGGCGTGGCACAAGTCGACCAACACCTTCGGCATGGCGATGACCGAGAAACAGGGCGGCAGCGACGTGCGCCGCAACACCACCCGCGCCGAGCCGGTCGAGGCCCCGGGCAGCGGCGCCTGGTACCGGCTGAGTGGGCACAAGTGGTTCTGCAGTGCGCCGATGTCGGACGCCTTTCTCACTCTGGCGCAGACCGACGAGGGTCTCTCCTGTTTTCTCGCCCCGCGCTTCACGCCGGACGGCGAACGTAACGCCATCGAGCTCCAGCGGCTGAAGGAGAAGTGCGGCAACCGCGCCAACGCCTCCGCCGAGATCGAGTACCGCGGCGCCTGGGCAAAACTGGTGGGAGAACCGGGACGCGGCGTTGCCGCGATTCTGGAGATGGTGCAGCAGACCCGGCTGGATGCCGCCACCGCTCCGGCCGGCATGATGCGCCAGGCGCTGCGAGCCGCCCACACGCATGCCAGCGGACGCGCGGCCTTCGGTGCCCGCCTGGTAGAACAGCCGCTGATGCAGCGCGTGCTCGCCGACCTGGCACTGGAGACCGAAGCCAGCCTGTGGCTAGCCATGCGCGGCGCCCGGGCCATGGACCGCGCCACCACCGACGCCCACGAAGCGGCGCTGGCGCGGCTGCTGCCGGCACTGGCCAAGTTCTGGCACAACAAGCGCGGCCCCGGCTTCATGGCAGAGGCGATGGAGTGCCTGGGCGGAATCGGCTATGTGGAGGAGTCACCGCTGGCACGCCTCTACCGTGAGGCGCCGGTCAACTCGATCTGGGAGGGTTCGGGCAACGTGATCTGTCTCGATGTGCTGCGCATCCTCGCGCGTCACCCGGAGAGCATCGCGGCGCTGCGCCAGGAACTGGCACCGGCACGCGGCGGGCATCCGGCGCTGGATAGCGCCCTGAAAGAGCTCGATACCCTGCTCGCCGCCCCCGCCGAGACGCAAGCGGCGCAGGCCCGCTGGCTGACCCAGCGCATGGCCCAGGCGCTGCAGTCCGCACTGCTGCTGCGCCAGGCGCCAACCGCCGTGGCGGAGACCTTCTGTGCCACGCGCCTGGCCGCGGCCACCCCGCAGTACGGGGTATTGCCCACCGGCGCCCCGGTGGCCGATATCCTGGCGCGGCTGGGGTGA
- a CDS encoding LysE family translocator, with protein MSPELWLSLLLICALGAMSPGPSLAMVMRHTVSGGRTPGVVAALTHALGVGLYAGLTVLGLATVIAHQPWLFRLVTLGGALYLAWLGVQALRAGGGEGLRVAQVASGRRLAMRDGLLVALGNPKLIVFFVALLSQFVSADMSAAGRWLIVATATLVDGGWYVLVALLLSHSRVLPWLQRRAVWINRLTGVVLLGLAARVALG; from the coding sequence GTGTCCCCGGAACTCTGGTTGTCGCTTTTGCTGATCTGCGCCCTGGGGGCGATGTCGCCGGGCCCGAGCCTGGCCATGGTGATGCGTCACACCGTCAGCGGCGGCCGCACGCCTGGTGTGGTGGCGGCGCTTACCCATGCGCTGGGGGTGGGGCTCTATGCCGGGCTTACCGTGCTCGGCTTGGCCACGGTGATCGCGCATCAACCCTGGCTGTTCCGGCTGGTGACACTGGGCGGCGCGCTCTATCTGGCCTGGCTCGGCGTGCAGGCGCTACGTGCCGGGGGTGGCGAGGGGCTGCGGGTGGCGCAGGTCGCCAGCGGCCGCCGGCTTGCCATGCGTGATGGCCTGCTGGTGGCGCTGGGCAACCCCAAGCTGATCGTGTTCTTCGTCGCGCTGTTGAGCCAGTTCGTGAGTGCCGACATGAGCGCCGCTGGGCGCTGGCTGATCGTGGCCACGGCGACTCTGGTGGATGGCGGCTGGTATGTGCTGGTGGCGCTGCTGCTCTCCCACTCGCGGGTTCTGCCCTGGCTGCAGCGCCGTGCGGTGTGGATCAACCGTCTTACGGGGGTGGTGCTGCTAGGGTTGGCGGCGAGGGTCGCGCTGGGCTGA
- a CDS encoding glycine zipper domain-containing protein, with protein MSLFKREDSQTRAERIRDDIHDIGDQSRALGRDLRDETADAIEEARLRSEEQYARAAAEARRRQRRLGRSTRRSLDECDRYVRDNPWRAIGAAAAAGAVIGLLLGRR; from the coding sequence ATGAGCTTATTCAAGCGTGAAGACTCACAGACGCGAGCCGAACGTATCCGCGACGACATTCATGATATTGGCGATCAGAGCCGGGCGCTGGGACGCGACCTGCGCGACGAGACCGCGGACGCCATCGAGGAAGCCCGCCTGCGCAGTGAAGAGCAGTATGCCCGCGCGGCCGCCGAAGCCCGCCGGCGCCAGCGCCGCTTAGGCCGCTCGACCCGCCGCTCTCTCGATGAGTGCGACCGCTACGTGCGTGACAACCCGTGGCGCGCCATCGGCGCCGCAGCCGCCGCTGGCGCGGTGATCGGTCTGCTGCTCGGCCGCCGCTGA
- a CDS encoding carboxymuconolactone decarboxylase family protein has protein sequence MSADKWQTIDVKHIDRSARSLHACSLDPSIRCLAELRASQINGCLTCTHFRQEQAEALGIAPSKLSALDAWSESDEFDEREKAALAWCESFTRFRPADPATRKLALTAFSARELADLTMAIEMTSALSRASRRAAI, from the coding sequence ATGAGCGCTGACAAGTGGCAGACGATCGACGTGAAACACATCGACAGATCCGCCAGATCCCTGCATGCCTGTTCGCTAGACCCGTCGATCCGCTGTCTCGCGGAACTGCGCGCGTCTCAGATCAACGGCTGCCTGACCTGCACCCACTTCCGCCAGGAGCAGGCCGAGGCGCTGGGCATCGCCCCCAGCAAGCTCTCAGCGCTCGACGCCTGGTCCGAATCCGACGAGTTCGACGAGCGTGAAAAGGCCGCGCTGGCCTGGTGTGAATCCTTCACCCGCTTCCGCCCGGCCGACCCGGCCACGCGCAAGCTGGCACTCACCGCGTTCTCGGCGCGTGAACTGGCCGATCTGACCATGGCGATCGAGATGACCAGCGCGCTGAGCCGCGCCTCGCGCCGCGCCGCGATCTGA
- a CDS encoding Crp/Fnr family transcriptional regulator yields MSESECRLLDGLEGPALAMPKGHVFWREGDAAREFGTLSRGWAYSFRDLEDGTRHILEVFMPGDVIGLREFPFKQRLSSVAMLEDGEIRLTPHRRLIEIFRDSTRLTSLCFAVSSYQQALLSERLVHLSRRSARQRVAYLLFELYSRTKRNDDSIGECFRVPLSQQQLADALGLSPVHVSRTLTAFRQEGVLRRLRGWVHLLDAAALEAEGSIVGHLHDEIERVE; encoded by the coding sequence TTGTCCGAGAGCGAGTGCCGCCTGCTCGATGGACTGGAAGGTCCGGCGCTGGCGATGCCCAAGGGGCACGTGTTCTGGCGTGAAGGCGATGCCGCCCGGGAGTTCGGCACACTGAGCCGGGGCTGGGCATACTCTTTTCGTGATCTGGAGGATGGCACCCGCCATATCCTCGAGGTGTTCATGCCGGGCGACGTGATCGGGTTGCGCGAGTTCCCCTTCAAGCAGCGGCTGTCGAGCGTGGCGATGCTGGAGGATGGCGAGATTCGCCTGACACCACACCGGCGGCTGATCGAGATCTTCCGTGACTCCACGCGTCTGACCTCATTGTGCTTTGCCGTCTCTTCCTACCAGCAGGCGCTATTGAGCGAGCGGCTGGTGCACTTGTCGCGGCGCAGCGCACGTCAGCGGGTGGCCTATCTGCTGTTCGAACTCTATTCGCGCACCAAGCGTAACGATGACTCGATAGGGGAGTGCTTCCGCGTGCCGCTGTCACAGCAGCAGCTCGCCGATGCGCTGGGGCTCTCTCCGGTACATGTCAGCCGAACCTTGACCGCCTTTCGTCAGGAGGGGGTGCTACGCCGCCTGCGCGGCTGGGTGCATCTGCTCGATGCCGCTGCGCTCGAGGCCGAGGGAAGCATCGTGGGCCACCTGCATGATGAGATCGAACGGGTGGAGTGA